The stretch of DNA TCGCCCTCTTGCAGGAACGTCGGCTGCCATCTGGCCATAGCCGTTGGGCTGATGGCCATGCGGTATGTTCCGCCAAACCCAGGCAGTGAGCCCGTTTGCCATGCGCCCGTCTCGCTATAACCATCGGCCTGATCGTTGTCAACAATGATCTGCTGCGTGTTCAGATCACGCTCGCGGCAGGTCCACACGTCAGCGCCAGCATTCCACAAATACTGCACCAGGTATTGATTGATGAGTTCTGGCGTGACGAAATCTTCGACGATGTCGTTGGTATTCGGGCGTTGTGTCAGCCATCCAAACTGCGTGTGCCAGTACCAACCGTGACTCTGACTGAGAAAAATTGTCTTGCCAGTGAGTGCTCCGACCGGTTGAGCTTGACCAAATGCCGGCGGCGAGGCCGCTTTGTGATGGCGTTGGCCTTGATGAGGTTTTCTCGGAATCGGTGGCAGCTCCGGCAGCAACGACGAGATCGGCTTGAAGGTCCCATCAGCGGGGTCTTTGACCAGGACGTGAAAATAGCGCAGATGAGGGTACTGAAGGCTCAACGTATCCACCACGCGCTCGACAATTTCATCCGACATGGCATACGTGAATGTGTCAGAGCTAATCAGATGATCAGGCAATGTGAGATAGATGGTGACAGTTTGTCCCACCATATCGAGGCGGTCGAGTTTCGTTCCCGCAGGGAGCGCAGACAAAAGCTCTTGTGCGCCTACGCCAATTCTGGGTATCGCACCGGCAGAGAGCGAGGCGAGACTCAACAGCACCAAAAGCCACGAGATTGCGTGAAACCGGCGTGCCTGATACATGCTCGCTTCGTCCTCTTGTAAGGTTTTCAGTGATTGACCGCGCTATGGTGGCGACAATCGCCAGCCCTTGTCAATCCTAGTTGGTTTCCATAAGCTATGCCATCTGATCAGCGAGGCTATGTAGCGAAACAATCAACGATGATTGATGCAATTGCAGACTATTTTCTCCAAGGAGGAGATTAACCTAAGCTCATTGTAGAGGTGCACAATGAAAAAACGGTCGAGTCTTACCATCAGCGTTTTGTTGCTTACGTCATTGATAAGTGGGCCGGTAGCGCTGGCCGAGGAAGGGATGTGGACGTTCGATAATCCGCCGATCAAACAATTGCAGGAGCGATACGGCTTCACGCCGACGCAGGAGTGGCTCGATCACGTGCGACTCTCTTGCGTGCGATTTAATGATGGTGGTTCAGGCTCATTTGTCAGCCCTAACGGGTTGGTGTTAACCAATCATCACGTCGGTCGCGGACAAATTCAGAAGCTCTCGTCGCCACAGAATGACTACATCAAAAACGGTTTCTACGCGCCGAGCATGGCCGATGAACTGAAGTGCCCAGACCTGGAGCTCAATGTGTTAGTAGCGATGGAAAACGTGACGGCTCGCGTGCAGGGCGCCGTGAAAAAAGGTATGAGCGCCAAAGAAGCCTTGGACGCGCGTAAAGCGGAGATTGCTCGAATTGAGAAAGAGAGTTTGGCCTCGACCGGCCTGCGCTCGGATGTGGTCACGCTCTATCAGGGCGGCGAGTATTGGCTCTACCGGTACAAAAAATACACGGATGTGCGATTGGTGTTTGCGCCGGAGCAGCAAATCGCCTTCTTCGGCGGCGACCCAGATAACTTCACCTACCCACGCCATGATCTGGACTTTGCCCTGTTTCGCGTGTATGAAAACGACAAGCCGCTCCAAACCAAACACTATTTGAAATGGAGCGCCAATGGCGCCGCAGATGGCGAGCTCGTTTTTGTCGCAGGTCATCCAGGCCGGACGGATCGGTTGCAAACCGTCGCTCAGATGGAGTTGCAACGTGATCACCTCTTCCCCCTCACGCTCCGTACACTGCAACGTCGGCTGGCCGCCTTGCGCCGCTACGCTGAGCGCGGACCAGAAGAGGCGCGACAGGTTGCCGGTTTGATCTTTGGACTGGAGAATTCATTGAAAGCAACGACAGGATATCATCAAGGATTGCTGGACAAGAACGTGATGGCCAAGAAGCAACAAGAAGAAAAAGAATTTCGCGCTCTGGTGGCTCGTAATAAAGAGTGGCAAAAAGAGTACGGCGACGCGTGGGACGCAATAGCCAACGCACAGGCTAAGTATCTGGAGATGCTCAAACCGATCCGCTACCGCGCGCTAACTGGCCAGGCGCGTTTGCCAGCTCTTGCCTTAGCGATCGTGCAATATGTGGCCGAGGTCAAAAAGCCCGATGGGGAACGGCTAGACGGCTTTCGTGAGGCACAGCTTGAATCATTGAGGTTCCGCCTGCTGTCCAAGGCTCCCGTCTATCCGGGCGTAGACGAGGTCGTGTTGGCCGACAGCCTGCAGGAATCACTCGAAGCATTAGGGCCAAACGATCCGTTCATCAAAGCAGTGTTGAATGGCCGTCAGCCAGCAGATGTGGCGCGAGAGGTGATTGCCGGCACCAAATTGGCCGATGTTGAGTTTCGCCGATCGTTGCTCGATGGCGGTGAAGCTGTTGTGGCTAACTCCAATGATCCACTCATTGTCATGGCTCGCAAGATTGATCCTTTCGTCCGAGAGATGAACAAGTGGTTGGAGACAAACGTCAGGAGTATCGAAGCAGCGGCCAGCGAAAAAATCGGGAAAGCACGATTCGCCGTTTACGGGAAGACGACCTATCCTGATGCCACGTTCACGTTGCGACTCTCTTATGGTACCGTCAAAGGATACCCTATGAATGGCACCATCGCTCCGCCGAAAACAACATTCTACGGCCTCTATGATCGGGCGCATAGCTTCGATATGAAACCCCCGTTCGACTTGCCAGCGCGATACATCCAGCGGGAAAAAAACTTGGACTTATCTACGCCGCTTAACATGGTCACGACCCACGACATCATTGGAGGTAACTCCGGCTCACCCGTCATCAATCGGGAGGCTGAGTTGGTTGGCTTGATCTTCGACGGTAACATCGAAAGCTTGGCCGGTCGGTTCGTCTATCAAGAAGAAAAAAATCGTGCCGTTTCCGTCCATAGCGCCGCCATCATTGAGGCGTTGCGCAAGATTTATGACGCCGGTGCGCTGGCTGACGAGCTAGAAGGTAAAATGTCGGCGACGATGACGGCAAAATAAGAGAACATGGACCGGTGATTCGTGGATCGTGGTTTGTGTATCGTGATTCATGGCTCGTGAATCGTGGTTCGTGGCTCGTGAATCGTGGTTCGTGATTCGAATTACGACTCAGAATACAATCCACGAGGCACGAGCCCTCAATGACCGTTATGAAGATTGCTGGTATTCAAGCCGCGCCTGTCTTTCTCAATCGCCAGGCGACGTTGGATAAGATGCTTGATGCTATCGCTGAAGCTGCACGAAACGGTGCGTCCCTTTGTGCGTTCCCCGAAGTATACCTCTGTGGCTATCCAGCGTGGTTGAGTTTGACCGGCGGCGCCCGGTTCAATGACGACCGTCAGAAAGAAGCCTACGCGATGTTACTTGATCAAGCAGTCAGCCTAGATGGTCCTGAGATACGCGCGCTCGAGCGTGCTGCGCGCGAACACGACATCTTCGTTTATGCCGGTGTTAGCGAGCGCCACAACGGTACTGTCTATTGCACGCTGGCCGCGATTGATCCGCACAAAGGGCTCATCAACGCGCATCGCAAGCTCAAGCCGACTTACGAAGAACGACTCGTGTGGGGTGACGGTGATGGGCATGGTTTACGCGTACTGAATTACAACGGCTGGCGCGTCGGCGGCTTAAACTGCTGGGAGAACTGGATGCCGCTGGCGCGCGCGGCCATGTATGCTCAAGGTGAAGAGCTGCATGTGTCAGTGTGGCCAGGCAGCCACAAGCTGGTTGAAGAGAATGCTCCGTTTGTAGCGAGAGAAGGGCGCGTTTATGTGCTTGGCGTATGCGGCGTGCTGCGCGCACAAGACATCCCCGACGCATTTCCGTTGAAGCGCGAGATGCTCCAGCAGGAAGCAATTTTCTATAATGGTGGCACGAGCATCTATGGGCCCGACGGTCAATGTGCAGCCGGTCCACTGGTTGATGAAGAAGGGATCGTTTATGCGGAGATTGATTTGAGGCAGGTCCGCCGCGAACGACAGAATTTTGATCCTGCCGGACACTATGCGCGACCTGATGTACTGACGCTACATGTTAATCGCTTCCGTCATACTAACGCTTCATTTGATGAATGACGGTCGTCGCTACATTGGAATCAATTGATCTCGGTAGTAACTTTCATCGAACTCACACTGAAAAATTCACAATCACTTCTTGACAGAGATGATTTTTTTGTTAGAATAGCAGTTTGCCTGTTGAGAGAAAATCATCACGGCATTGATGTTTGAAAACTAGGTAGTGCGTAACCCAGTTTCACAGATGAGTTTCAGGTAAACCGACTCCACGAGTTTTTTCGGAGAGTTTGATCCTGGCTCAGGACGAACGCTGGCGGCGTGCCTAACACATGCAAGTCGAACGCGAAAGAGAGCTTCGGCTCTTGAGTAGAGTGGCAAACGGGTGAGTAACACGTGGGTAATTTACCTCTGGATGGGGAATAACCCGGGGAAACCTGGGCTAATACCGCATAATGCAAGATGGCCGCATGGCGAGCTTGCTAAAGCGGGGGATCGCAAGACCTCGCGTCTAGAGAGAAGCCCGCGTCCGATTAGCTAGTTGGTGGGGTAATGGCCCACCAAGGCGACGATCCGTAGCTGGTCTGAGAGGATGGCCAGCCACACGGGGACTGAGACACGGCCCCGACTCCT from Blastocatellia bacterium encodes:
- a CDS encoding S46 family peptidase, encoding MKKRSSLTISVLLLTSLISGPVALAEEGMWTFDNPPIKQLQERYGFTPTQEWLDHVRLSCVRFNDGGSGSFVSPNGLVLTNHHVGRGQIQKLSSPQNDYIKNGFYAPSMADELKCPDLELNVLVAMENVTARVQGAVKKGMSAKEALDARKAEIARIEKESLASTGLRSDVVTLYQGGEYWLYRYKKYTDVRLVFAPEQQIAFFGGDPDNFTYPRHDLDFALFRVYENDKPLQTKHYLKWSANGAADGELVFVAGHPGRTDRLQTVAQMELQRDHLFPLTLRTLQRRLAALRRYAERGPEEARQVAGLIFGLENSLKATTGYHQGLLDKNVMAKKQQEEKEFRALVARNKEWQKEYGDAWDAIANAQAKYLEMLKPIRYRALTGQARLPALALAIVQYVAEVKKPDGERLDGFREAQLESLRFRLLSKAPVYPGVDEVVLADSLQESLEALGPNDPFIKAVLNGRQPADVAREVIAGTKLADVEFRRSLLDGGEAVVANSNDPLIVMARKIDPFVREMNKWLETNVRSIEAAASEKIGKARFAVYGKTTYPDATFTLRLSYGTVKGYPMNGTIAPPKTTFYGLYDRAHSFDMKPPFDLPARYIQREKNLDLSTPLNMVTTHDIIGGNSGSPVINREAELVGLIFDGNIESLAGRFVYQEEKNRAVSVHSAAIIEALRKIYDAGALADELEGKMSATMTAK
- a CDS encoding carbon-nitrogen hydrolase family protein, whose product is MTVMKIAGIQAAPVFLNRQATLDKMLDAIAEAARNGASLCAFPEVYLCGYPAWLSLTGGARFNDDRQKEAYAMLLDQAVSLDGPEIRALERAAREHDIFVYAGVSERHNGTVYCTLAAIDPHKGLINAHRKLKPTYEERLVWGDGDGHGLRVLNYNGWRVGGLNCWENWMPLARAAMYAQGEELHVSVWPGSHKLVEENAPFVAREGRVYVLGVCGVLRAQDIPDAFPLKREMLQQEAIFYNGGTSIYGPDGQCAAGPLVDEEGIVYAEIDLRQVRRERQNFDPAGHYARPDVLTLHVNRFRHTNASFDE